In Geminocystis sp. NIES-3709, a single genomic region encodes these proteins:
- a CDS encoding response regulator produces MVLKPLEILLVEDSLSDVILMKKMLKQTLTPKILHVAKDGIEAMNFLHQKGEYEKQHRPDLILLDLNLPRKNGKEVLKEIKSDLELKAIPVIVLTTSEEDKDIIECYQDHANCYLTKPIDLRDFYKCVTAIDNFWFQFVRYPVNY; encoded by the coding sequence ATGGTTTTAAAACCACTAGAAATTTTATTAGTAGAAGATTCTTTGTCAGATGTAATTTTAATGAAAAAAATGCTTAAGCAAACTCTGACACCAAAAATTCTTCATGTAGCTAAAGATGGAATTGAGGCGATGAATTTTTTGCATCAAAAAGGTGAATATGAAAAACAGCATCGTCCAGATCTTATATTATTGGATTTGAATTTACCTCGCAAAAATGGGAAAGAAGTATTGAAAGAAATCAAATCTGATCTTGAATTAAAAGCTATTCCTGTTATTGTTTTAACTACATCAGAAGAAGACAAAGACATTATCGAATGTTATCAAGATCATGCTAACTGTTATTTGACTAAACCGATCGATTTAAGAGATTTTTACAAATGTGTAACGGCGATTGATAATTTTTGGTTTCAATTTGTCCGTTATCCTGTTAATTATTAA
- a CDS encoding ATP-binding protein, protein MVSSLICFKILLVEDNLPDVIILKKQFQKLQTLSVKLTHVSTCRDAIFSLQSHDFDVILLDLSLPDSHNLDTVKTIYSHSGDIPILILTGLDDQVTAIASVREGAQDYLVKGQINLDNLQRSIRYAIERKQRLKEINILNKKLSTSNQELENYAYIVSHDLKQPLQTILASSQLILHLEKNLKEQSYQLLEFILASTNQMNKLIDNLLSYAQINKKSIEKEIVCVENIIKNVMKFLNKQIQDSKASINIQMNNNNKPIKVFYNSIQLSQILQNLMSNAIKYIPYDRTPEIQITIEKKEETWLFMVKDNGIGVKPEDQGRIFEMLERVDTDRKYSGSGIGLAICQKIVEINGGKIWVESILNKGSTFFFTIPILAIEN, encoded by the coding sequence ATGGTTTCTTCCCTAATTTGTTTTAAAATTCTTTTAGTTGAGGATAATTTGCCTGATGTTATTATTCTTAAAAAACAGTTTCAAAAATTACAGACTCTTTCCGTTAAATTAACTCATGTATCTACTTGTCGAGATGCTATTTTTTCCCTTCAAAGTCATGATTTTGATGTTATTTTATTAGATCTATCTTTACCTGATAGTCACAATTTAGATACAGTAAAAACTATTTATAGTCATAGTGGAGATATTCCTATTCTTATTTTAACGGGTTTAGATGATCAGGTAACTGCGATCGCATCTGTAAGAGAAGGAGCACAAGATTATCTTGTAAAAGGACAAATTAATTTAGATAATTTACAAAGGTCAATACGCTATGCTATAGAGAGAAAACAGAGATTAAAAGAGATTAATATTTTAAATAAGAAACTATCTACATCTAATCAAGAATTAGAAAACTATGCTTATATTGTATCTCATGACTTAAAACAACCTTTACAAACTATTTTAGCTAGTAGTCAATTAATTTTACATTTAGAAAAAAATTTAAAGGAACAATCTTATCAATTATTAGAGTTTATTTTAGCTTCAACAAATCAAATGAATAAGCTGATTGATAATCTGCTTTCCTATGCTCAAATTAATAAAAAAAGTATTGAGAAAGAGATAGTCTGTGTAGAAAATATTATTAAAAATGTCATGAAGTTTTTAAATAAACAAATTCAAGATTCTAAGGCTTCAATTAATATTCAAATGAATAATAATAATAAACCAATTAAAGTTTTTTATAATAGTATTCAATTAAGTCAAATTTTACAAAATTTAATGAGTAATGCGATTAAATATATTCCCTACGATCGAACTCCAGAAATACAAATTACTATAGAAAAAAAAGAGGAAACATGGCTATTCATGGTTAAAGATAATGGTATTGGTGTTAAACCAGAAGATCAAGGTAGAATATTTGAAATGTTAGAAAGAGTGGACACCGATAGAAAATACTCAGGCAGTGGTATCGGTTTAGCTATCTGTCAAAAAATTGTTGAAATTAACGGTGGTAAAATTTGGGTAGAATCAATTTTAAATAAAGGATCAACATTTTTTTTTACCATCCCCATTTTAGCAATTGAGAATTGA
- a CDS encoding thiamine phosphate synthase, with the protein MVNQQTAIYRILDANLDRAREGLRIIEEWCRFGLNDKETAATCKEMRQELASWHTNELRTARDTPNDPGTDLTHPQEVERESLQDLLQANLCRIQEALRVLEEYAKLYEVEFAGAMKQMRYRVYTLESKLLGQSRFKLLDQCSLYLVTSPVDNFFAVVESALKGGLKLVQYRHKDQDDLIKLKEAYKLRQLCNNYGALFIVNDRIDLAMAVNADGVHLGQTDCPVGLARQILGFSKIIGKSTTNPQEMAKAISDGADYIGVGPVYETPTKAGKKASGLEYVRYAQNNSTIPWFAIGGVDSNNIRDVIKSGAKKVAVVRAIMEAENPTEATKNLLKNF; encoded by the coding sequence ATGGTTAATCAACAAACTGCTATATATCGTATATTAGATGCTAACCTCGATCGAGCCAGAGAAGGATTAAGAATTATCGAGGAATGGTGTCGTTTTGGCTTGAATGACAAAGAAACTGCGGCTACTTGTAAAGAAATGCGCCAAGAATTAGCTAGTTGGCATACCAATGAATTGCGTACAGCAAGAGATACCCCCAATGATCCGGGTACTGACTTAACCCATCCTCAAGAAGTTGAAAGAGAAAGTTTACAAGATTTATTACAAGCAAATTTATGCAGAATACAAGAAGCGCTAAGAGTTTTAGAAGAGTACGCTAAATTATACGAAGTTGAGTTTGCAGGTGCGATGAAACAAATGCGCTATCGAGTTTACACTTTGGAAAGTAAATTGTTAGGCCAATCTCGGTTTAAATTATTAGATCAATGTTCATTATATCTAGTGACTTCCCCTGTAGATAATTTTTTCGCCGTAGTAGAATCAGCTTTAAAGGGAGGTTTAAAATTAGTACAGTATCGTCATAAAGATCAAGATGATTTAATCAAATTAAAAGAGGCTTATAAGTTAAGACAGTTATGCAATAACTATGGTGCTTTGTTTATTGTAAACGATCGAATCGATCTTGCCATGGCAGTTAACGCAGATGGAGTACATTTAGGCCAAACAGATTGCCCTGTAGGTTTAGCTAGACAAATCTTAGGTTTTAGTAAAATTATCGGTAAATCCACCACTAACCCTCAAGAAATGGCAAAAGCTATCAGTGATGGTGCTGATTATATCGGAGTAGGGCCAGTTTACGAAACACCGACAAAAGCAGGTAAAAAAGCTTCGGGATTAGAATATGTCCGTTATGCTCAAAATAATTCCACAATTCCTTGGTTTGCCATTGGTGGTGTAGATAGTAATAATATTCGAGATGTCATTAAAAGTGGAGCAAAGAAAGTCGCAGTAGTAAGGGCGATTATGGAAGCGGAAAATCCAACAGAAGCAACAAAAAATCTTCTCAAAAACTTTTAA
- a CDS encoding 4a-hydroxytetrahydrobiopterin dehydratase has protein sequence MILSETEVREKLSTLPDWITRDGTINVTYKFKDFIQAIEFVNRLVVPSEKSGHHPDIFISYNKVTINLTSHDEGGITQKDFDLAHEIVDIVNSLMIK, from the coding sequence ATGATTTTAAGCGAAACAGAAGTTAGAGAAAAACTATCAACCCTTCCCGATTGGATTACTAGAGATGGAACTATTAATGTTACTTACAAATTTAAAGATTTCATTCAAGCGATCGAATTTGTAAATCGTCTAGTAGTCCCATCAGAAAAATCAGGACATCATCCTGATATTTTTATTTCTTACAATAAGGTAACTATTAATCTCACATCCCACGATGAAGGTGGAATCACTCAAAAAGATTTTGATCTTGCTCATGAAATTGTTGATATTGTTAATAGTTTAATGATTAAATAA
- the thrC gene encoding threonine synthase produces the protein MPVVATKFHPTNTSHHLRTGWRGLIEEYKHYLPVTPETPIITLREGNTPLIPVPVISNMIGRNVKVFVKYDGLNPTGSFKDRGMTMAISKAKEAGAKAVICASTGNTSAAAAAYATRAGMKAFVIIPDGYVALGKLAQALIYGAEVLAIQGNFDHALTIVRQIADNYPVTLVNSVNPYRLEGQKTAAFEVVDTLGYAPDWLAIPVGNAGNITAYWMGFCQYHSENRCDRLPQMMGFQAAGSAPFVEGHQVLKPETVATAIRIGNPANWEKALGVREASNGQFNAVTDSEILEAYRILGRDEGVFCEPASAASVAGVLKLKEQIPDNGTVVCVLTGNGLKDPDNAMKTSESGIRSGIKADLQEVARIMGFE, from the coding sequence ATACCCGTGGTAGCGACGAAATTTCATCCAACTAACACAAGTCATCATTTAAGAACAGGCTGGAGAGGCTTAATTGAGGAATATAAACACTATTTGCCCGTCACTCCAGAAACTCCTATTATTACCTTAAGAGAGGGTAATACCCCTTTAATTCCTGTCCCCGTTATTTCCAATATGATCGGTCGTAACGTGAAAGTATTTGTAAAGTATGATGGATTGAATCCTACTGGATCATTTAAAGATCGGGGTATGACAATGGCAATCTCTAAAGCCAAAGAAGCAGGAGCAAAAGCTGTAATTTGTGCAAGTACAGGCAATACTTCGGCGGCGGCGGCGGCTTATGCTACCAGAGCTGGAATGAAAGCCTTTGTAATTATTCCTGATGGCTATGTAGCCTTGGGAAAACTAGCTCAAGCATTAATTTACGGTGCAGAAGTTTTGGCTATTCAAGGTAATTTTGACCATGCGTTAACTATTGTGCGTCAAATTGCTGATAATTACCCTGTAACCCTAGTTAATTCTGTCAATCCTTATCGTTTAGAAGGACAAAAAACCGCAGCATTTGAAGTGGTAGATACTTTGGGTTATGCGCCTGATTGGTTAGCTATTCCTGTGGGTAACGCCGGAAATATCACAGCCTATTGGATGGGTTTCTGTCAATATCATAGTGAAAATCGTTGCGATCGACTGCCACAAATGATGGGATTCCAAGCGGCCGGTTCAGCTCCTTTTGTGGAAGGACATCAAGTATTAAAACCAGAAACTGTAGCCACGGCTATTAGAATTGGAAATCCTGCAAACTGGGAAAAAGCATTAGGAGTCAGAGAAGCATCTAACGGACAATTTAACGCCGTTACCGATAGCGAAATTTTGGAAGCCTATCGTATTTTAGGACGAGATGAAGGAGTTTTTTGTGAACCAGCTAGTGCTGCCTCTGTTGCTGGAGTACTAAAATTAAAAGAGCAAATTCCTGATAATGGTACAGTTGTCTGTGTTTTAACAGGTAATGGCTTAAAAGATCCTGATAATGCCATGAAAACTAGCGAAAGTGGCATTCGATCGGGTATTAAAGCAGATTTACAAGAAGTAGCTCGAATTATGGGTTTTGAATAA
- the murJ gene encoding murein biosynthesis integral membrane protein MurJ, which yields MNSSKKKSLASIAGIVAIATFISKIFGLVREQIVAAAFGVGIVVNAYAYAYVIPGFLLILLGGINGPFHSSLVSVLAKREQKEAAPLIETITTLVSTILLLVTIILVIYADKFIDLLAPGLDPNVRDMAILQLQIMAPLAIFAGLIGIGFGSLNASDQYWLPSISPLFSSLTIVIGVGGLFWFLGDQINAPEYIQFGSLMLAGTTLAGGVWQWLAQQLTQIKLGISTLKLRFDWGREGVNDVMKVMAPATLSSGMLHINVYTDLYFASYIENAAAAMRYANFIVLTPLGIISNMILVPFLPVFSRLTSPENWEELKVRIRQGLILSALTMLPLTAIFMALSNPIVRIIYERGVFKSSDSGIVAPVLFAYGVGMFFYLGRDVLVRVFYALGDGQTPFKISIVNIFLNAILDYLLVKEFETQGLVYATIGVNVLSTIAMIWILHKRLNGFPLKQWIFIFTILVIATVISGFACWGSNEFLCFLWGEKGLLIQLINLFLSSLIAVGIFLLLIMPLKLPELEILFSKVSGKFSRR from the coding sequence GTGAATAGTAGTAAGAAAAAATCCTTAGCCAGTATTGCCGGAATAGTCGCTATAGCGACTTTTATTAGTAAAATATTTGGGTTGGTGCGTGAACAAATCGTCGCCGCAGCTTTTGGGGTAGGTATTGTTGTTAATGCCTATGCTTATGCCTATGTTATTCCCGGATTTTTATTAATTTTGTTAGGAGGCATTAATGGACCATTTCATAGTTCTTTAGTCAGTGTTTTAGCAAAAAGAGAACAAAAAGAAGCAGCACCCCTGATTGAAACTATTACCACTCTTGTCAGCACGATTTTATTATTAGTCACAATAATTCTTGTTATATATGCTGATAAATTCATTGATTTATTAGCTCCCGGATTAGATCCTAATGTGCGAGATATGGCCATTTTACAACTGCAAATTATGGCACCTTTAGCTATTTTTGCTGGGTTAATTGGGATCGGTTTTGGTAGTTTAAACGCTTCAGATCAATATTGGTTACCAAGTATTAGTCCTTTATTTTCTAGTTTAACTATTGTTATTGGTGTTGGCGGTTTATTTTGGTTTTTAGGAGATCAAATTAATGCTCCAGAATATATCCAATTTGGCAGTCTAATGTTAGCAGGAACAACTCTTGCTGGTGGTGTTTGGCAATGGTTAGCACAACAATTAACTCAGATTAAATTAGGCATTAGTACTTTAAAATTACGTTTTGATTGGGGTAGAGAGGGGGTTAATGATGTCATGAAAGTAATGGCACCGGCAACTCTTTCTTCTGGAATGTTACATATAAATGTTTACACTGATTTATATTTTGCTTCCTATATCGAAAATGCGGCAGCGGCGATGCGTTATGCTAATTTTATTGTTTTAACTCCTTTGGGCATTATTTCTAATATGATATTAGTGCCTTTTTTGCCAGTGTTTTCTCGTTTAACAAGTCCTGAAAATTGGGAAGAATTAAAAGTAAGAATTAGACAAGGACTAATTTTGTCCGCTTTAACAATGCTTCCTCTCACTGCTATTTTTATGGCTTTATCTAATCCTATTGTGAGAATTATTTATGAAAGAGGAGTGTTTAAATCTTCTGATTCAGGTATTGTTGCACCAGTATTATTTGCCTATGGTGTGGGAATGTTTTTTTACTTAGGTAGAGATGTTTTAGTTAGAGTTTTTTATGCTTTAGGTGATGGTCAAACTCCTTTTAAAATTAGTATTGTTAATATTTTTCTTAATGCTATTTTAGATTATTTATTAGTTAAAGAATTTGAAACTCAAGGTTTAGTTTACGCTACGATCGGAGTAAATGTACTTTCTACGATCGCCATGATTTGGATTTTACATAAACGTTTAAATGGATTTCCTTTAAAACAGTGGATTTTTATTTTTACTATCTTAGTAATAGCAACTGTTATTTCTGGTTTTGCTTGTTGGGGAAGTAATGAATTTTTGTGTTTTTTATGGGGGGAAAAAGGTTTATTAATACAATTAATTAACTTATTTTTATCAAGTTTAATTGCTGTGGGAATTTTCCTCTTATTAATTATGCCTTTAAAATTACCTGAATTAGAAATTTTATTCTCTAAAGTAAGTGGCAAATTTTCCCGTAGATAA
- the larE gene encoding ATP-dependent sacrificial sulfur transferase LarE produces the protein MIQEKLKDLRSIFQSMDKALIAYSGGIDSTLVAKIAYDVLGDRSIAVTAVSPSLLPEELDEAQQQAQIIGINHELIETEEMKNPNYTSNPVNRCYFCKSELHDKLKPLALEKDYPYVIDGVNADDLQDYRPGIQAAKERGVRSPLAEIGITKVEVREMTKILELPWWDKPSQPCLSSRFPYGEEITFEKLHRVGRAEIYLRKLGYSNLRVRYDRDTARIELLPQQITEFVLKANLPEIVSHFQSLGFTYVTLDLEGYRSGKLNQIINQ, from the coding sequence ATGATTCAAGAAAAATTAAAAGACTTGCGTAGTATTTTTCAGTCAATGGATAAGGCTTTAATTGCTTATTCTGGAGGGATTGATAGTACTTTGGTGGCAAAAATTGCTTATGACGTGCTGGGAGATCGAAGTATCGCAGTTACAGCAGTATCACCTTCTTTATTACCGGAAGAATTAGACGAGGCACAACAACAAGCACAAATTATAGGTATTAACCATGAGTTGATAGAAACAGAGGAGATGAAGAATCCAAACTATACATCTAATCCTGTCAATCGTTGTTATTTTTGTAAGAGTGAGTTACATGATAAACTTAAACCTCTTGCCCTAGAAAAAGATTATCCTTATGTGATTGATGGAGTAAATGCTGACGATTTACAAGACTATCGCCCCGGTATTCAAGCGGCAAAAGAAAGAGGAGTTCGATCGCCTTTAGCCGAAATTGGTATAACTAAAGTGGAAGTAAGAGAGATGACGAAAATTTTGGAATTGCCATGGTGGGATAAACCTTCTCAACCTTGTCTATCTTCTCGTTTTCCCTATGGAGAAGAAATTACTTTTGAGAAATTACATCGTGTTGGCAGAGCAGAAATTTATCTCAGAAAATTAGGATATAGTAATTTAAGAGTCAGGTACGATCGAGACACGGCAAGAATTGAACTACTACCGCAACAAATTACAGAGTTTGTTTTGAAAGCAAATTTACCTGAAATAGTTAGTCATTTTCAATCTCTAGGTTTTACTTACGTTACTCTTGATTTAGAAGGTTATCGCAGTGGAAAATTAAACCAAATTATTAATCAATAA
- a CDS encoding rubredoxin, producing the protein MSEAAKEKTLAEQAPPSYECRSCGYTYVPSKGDSKTNIPVGTLFTDLPSNWRCPVCGSSRTAFTNIGAQDAPSGFAENLNYGFGVNQLTPGQKNLLIFGALALAILFFLSLYGLN; encoded by the coding sequence ATGAGTGAAGCCGCCAAAGAAAAAACTTTAGCCGAACAAGCACCGCCGAGTTATGAATGTCGTTCCTGTGGTTATACTTATGTACCTTCTAAGGGTGATAGTAAAACTAATATACCAGTAGGTACTTTATTTACAGATTTACCTAGTAACTGGCGTTGTCCTGTATGTGGTTCAAGTCGTACTGCTTTTACTAATATCGGAGCACAAGATGCACCCTCAGGATTTGCAGAAAATCTAAACTATGGTTTTGGTGTAAATCAATTAACCCCCGGACAAAAAAACCTTCTTATTTTCGGGGCTTTGGCTTTAGCTATCTTATTCTTTCTCAGTTTATACGGATTGAATTAA
- a CDS encoding photosynthesis system II assembly factor Ycf48 produces the protein MNFLFDRLKQILLLVIVGFLCVSCSNVPSISENPWKYINLDTDAILADLAFTSDSNHGWLVGTKATLFETNDGGDTWQPKTIDLGEEKVSFTGISFNDNEGWITGQPNVLLHTANGGETWERIPLSDKLPGIPYDIIALAPDTAEMVTNLGAIYKTTDGGKSWKGLVEGAVGVARSINRSADGKYVAVSARGNFYSTWQPGDTEWTPHNRTSSKRLQNMGFFDDDRLWLIARGGQIQLSQSQDLENWDEPINPEYSASWGFLDLATRQGDEVWVAGGSGNLLVSRDGGLTWEKDREIESVPSNLYKIVFLDPDRGFVLGERGVLLKYNTQNAV, from the coding sequence ATGAATTTTTTATTCGATCGACTCAAACAAATTTTACTATTAGTAATAGTCGGTTTTCTCTGTGTAAGTTGTTCTAATGTACCATCTATCAGTGAAAACCCATGGAAATATATCAACTTAGATACCGATGCAATTTTAGCAGATCTAGCTTTTACCAGTGATTCTAATCACGGTTGGTTAGTCGGCACAAAAGCTACCTTGTTTGAAACTAATGACGGTGGCGATACTTGGCAACCAAAAACCATTGATCTAGGGGAAGAAAAAGTTAGTTTTACTGGGATTAGCTTTAATGATAACGAGGGTTGGATTACAGGACAACCTAACGTATTGTTACACACAGCTAACGGTGGTGAAACTTGGGAGCGTATTCCTTTAAGTGATAAACTTCCGGGTATTCCTTATGATATTATTGCCCTTGCTCCTGATACCGCAGAAATGGTCACAAATTTAGGGGCTATTTATAAAACCACTGATGGTGGTAAAAGTTGGAAAGGCTTAGTTGAAGGTGCCGTGGGCGTTGCCAGAAGTATTAATCGTTCTGCTGATGGTAAGTATGTCGCAGTTAGTGCTAGAGGTAATTTCTATTCCACATGGCAACCCGGAGATACGGAATGGACTCCCCATAACAGAACTTCTTCAAAAAGATTACAGAATATGGGCTTTTTTGATGATGATCGACTATGGTTGATAGCTAGAGGCGGACAAATTCAACTCAGTCAATCTCAAGATTTAGAAAATTGGGATGAACCGATTAACCCTGAATATTCTGCCAGTTGGGGATTCTTAGACTTAGCTACTAGACAAGGTGATGAGGTTTGGGTTGCTGGAGGAAGTGGTAATCTTCTCGTTAGTCGTGATGGTGGTTTAACATGGGAAAAAGATCGAGAAATTGAGTCTGTACCCTCTAACTTATATAAAATCGTTTTTCTTGATCCCGATCGAGGTTTTGTTTTAGGAGAGCGTGGTGTTCTGTTAAAATATAATACTCAGAATGCGGTCTAA
- the psbE gene encoding cytochrome b559 subunit alpha, whose protein sequence is MAGDTGERPFTDIVTSVRYWVIHSITIPMLFIAGWLFVSTGLAYDAFGTPRPNEYFTQTREELPIISDRYKASQQVEQFSK, encoded by the coding sequence ATGGCTGGAGATACAGGTGAACGTCCATTTACTGATATTGTAACCAGTGTGCGTTATTGGGTTATCCATAGTATCACTATTCCCATGCTTTTTATCGCTGGTTGGTTATTTGTAAGTACTGGTTTAGCTTATGATGCTTTTGGTACTCCCCGCCCTAATGAATATTTCACTCAAACCCGTGAGGAATTACCAATTATCAGCGATCGTTATAAAGCAAGTCAACAAGTCGAACAATTTAGTAAATAG
- the psbF gene encoding cytochrome b559 subunit beta: protein MTNSPNQPISYPIFTVRWLAVHTLAVPSVFFIGAITAMQFIQR from the coding sequence ATGACTAATAGTCCTAATCAACCAATTTCATATCCTATTTTTACTGTCAGATGGTTAGCCGTACATACTTTAGCCGTACCTTCTGTATTTTTCATCGGTGCGATTACCGCCATGCAATTTATTCAACGATAG
- a CDS encoding photosystem II reaction center protein L, whose amino-acid sequence MDRNQNPNRQSVELNRTSLYLGLLFIAVLGVLFSSYFFN is encoded by the coding sequence ATGGACAGAAATCAAAATCCGAACAGACAAAGTGTAGAATTAAACCGTACTTCCCTTTATTTGGGTTTATTATTTATTGCGGTGCTTGGTGTTTTATTCTCTAGCTATTTCTTTAACTAA
- a CDS encoding photosystem II reaction center protein J — translation MMGEARIPLWIVGTVAGMGVLTVVALFFYGAYAGLGSSL, via the coding sequence ATCATGGGAGAAGCAAGAATCCCTTTGTGGATTGTTGGCACAGTAGCCGGAATGGGTGTTTTAACTGTAGTGGCATTATTTTTCTATGGTGCTTATGCTGGTTTAGGTTCTTCATTATAA